From one Microbulbifer sp. A4B17 genomic stretch:
- a CDS encoding DUF1631 domain-containing protein, which yields MSESSKVVSLSEKSGARNISASGKPAVLPAAVAMLKDKATAQLLERIKALFGKVDDSLFAMAERAHGQEEQDGLFQALRLLRVERRNIAELFIQNVSRAFQVRQEEKSESTFAPDNLSLVNNDDLEQLVAADTMVASAKRDFAEPLTELCMRLDTLYSVKVYDKNNPLGPDVICDAFVEAIQDLDLFIRARLTLLKKFEQVVMLQLRDFYEFCNQLLIEQGVLPSLREQQRAARQRSAYSNSVPHAPGVAGAPTGGPGAVAAGGQPAQAGVQATGHFPPGLVPAAAGVAPMPAGDLLSHLGALQSGSHYQGGGSAVQLLNVGELLQQRLVDSNQAASLAKVDSDVIKLVEMLFSFILEDRSLATQIKSLLGRLQLPLLKVAIADKSFFSKGGHPARKLLNELADAATGWQAGDNYESDPLYKEISQIVERVLNEFDRDINIFSVLLESLREFIVRERKRAEMLERRVVDEADGRAKTQAARARVAAVMDALVAERDLPQVVQDWLHKVWNNVLFLTCVKEGTESDAWNRDVRTARDLVWSVQAPMPDSRKQLLSLLPVLQERLREGIEALSYNAFEARTLFSGLKEVYRERFALAQQLSEQREREVAEQVAREVRAATAVESAPAAAEARVVPAVEQEVAAGAETGTDIEAATDAVAAVPVEEQTPAEAIEVAAEAAPAEPQEVAVPQMEELEQAVAEAEVSAPEQDGLAPLDESDPHWQMTFRLAQGSWFELKRSEEEQFRCRLAAVIRDIDQFIFVNRNGAKVAEFARLELAHALRSAQLLPLDDGMLFERALQSVIGNVRKKRSEQR from the coding sequence ATGAGTGAATCCAGCAAGGTAGTTTCCCTCTCAGAGAAAAGTGGAGCGCGCAATATTTCTGCATCAGGTAAGCCCGCTGTTCTGCCCGCCGCAGTCGCCATGCTGAAAGATAAAGCGACGGCGCAGCTGCTGGAGAGAATTAAAGCGCTGTTCGGCAAGGTGGATGACTCCCTGTTTGCAATGGCTGAGCGGGCCCATGGTCAGGAAGAGCAGGATGGGCTTTTCCAGGCATTGCGATTACTGCGTGTAGAACGCCGCAATATTGCTGAGCTTTTTATCCAGAATGTTTCCCGGGCCTTTCAGGTTCGCCAGGAAGAAAAGTCAGAGAGTACTTTCGCTCCGGACAACCTGTCGCTGGTCAACAATGATGATCTGGAGCAACTGGTGGCTGCCGATACTATGGTGGCAAGTGCCAAGCGCGATTTTGCCGAGCCCCTTACCGAGTTGTGCATGAGGCTCGATACGCTCTACTCCGTGAAGGTTTACGACAAAAACAACCCCTTGGGTCCAGATGTAATCTGCGATGCTTTTGTAGAGGCTATCCAGGACCTGGATCTCTTTATCCGCGCTCGCCTCACTCTGCTGAAGAAGTTTGAGCAGGTGGTCATGCTGCAACTGCGAGATTTCTATGAATTCTGCAATCAGCTACTCATAGAGCAGGGCGTACTTCCATCTTTACGGGAACAGCAGCGTGCAGCCAGGCAGCGCTCGGCCTACAGCAACAGCGTGCCCCATGCCCCCGGCGTTGCTGGCGCACCCACCGGTGGACCTGGTGCTGTAGCGGCTGGTGGCCAACCCGCACAAGCTGGAGTTCAGGCTACAGGGCATTTTCCCCCGGGATTGGTGCCGGCGGCCGCCGGAGTCGCTCCGATGCCCGCTGGAGATCTGCTTTCTCATCTTGGTGCATTGCAAAGCGGCAGCCACTATCAAGGTGGTGGAAGTGCCGTTCAGTTGTTGAATGTGGGCGAATTGCTACAGCAGCGGCTGGTGGATTCCAACCAGGCGGCCTCCCTGGCAAAAGTCGATAGCGATGTGATTAAGCTGGTGGAGATGCTGTTCTCCTTTATTCTGGAGGATCGCAGCCTCGCGACTCAGATCAAGTCCCTCTTGGGGCGCTTGCAGTTGCCACTTTTGAAGGTGGCCATTGCGGATAAGTCATTCTTCAGTAAAGGCGGTCACCCAGCACGCAAATTACTCAACGAACTTGCCGATGCGGCTACCGGATGGCAGGCAGGGGATAATTACGAGTCCGATCCCCTCTACAAAGAGATATCCCAAATCGTTGAGCGTGTGCTCAATGAGTTTGATCGGGACATTAATATCTTTTCCGTTTTGCTGGAGTCCCTGCGGGAATTTATCGTCCGCGAACGCAAGCGCGCCGAAATGCTGGAGCGCCGGGTTGTGGATGAGGCGGATGGTCGCGCTAAAACCCAGGCTGCTCGCGCGCGGGTTGCTGCGGTAATGGATGCTCTTGTCGCAGAGCGAGATCTTCCACAGGTGGTGCAGGATTGGCTGCATAAAGTCTGGAACAACGTGCTGTTCCTGACTTGTGTCAAAGAGGGCACAGAAAGTGACGCCTGGAACCGTGATGTACGCACTGCGAGAGATCTTGTATGGAGTGTCCAGGCACCAATGCCGGATTCCCGCAAGCAGTTATTGAGCTTGCTGCCTGTATTACAAGAGCGCCTGCGGGAGGGGATCGAAGCGCTTTCCTATAACGCTTTCGAAGCGCGCACACTTTTCTCAGGCCTTAAGGAAGTCTATCGCGAGCGCTTTGCCCTGGCCCAGCAGTTGTCGGAACAGCGCGAGCGCGAAGTGGCTGAGCAGGTTGCCCGTGAAGTGCGCGCGGCGACAGCAGTTGAGTCGGCGCCCGCTGCGGCCGAGGCACGGGTTGTCCCAGCGGTAGAACAGGAGGTTGCTGCTGGCGCTGAAACTGGTACTGACATTGAAGCAGCTACTGATGCTGTCGCTGCAGTCCCTGTTGAAGAACAGACTCCAGCTGAGGCGATTGAAGTTGCTGCCGAAGCAGCCCCAGCCGAACCCCAGGAAGTGGCAGTGCCGCAGATGGAAGAGCTGGAGCAGGCAGTTGCTGAGGCAGAGGTGTCTGCACCGGAGCAGGATGGATTGGCGCCCCTCGATGAAAGTGATCCTCACTGGCAGATGACTTTCCGCTTGGCGCAGGGCAGCTGGTTCGAGTTGAAGCGCTCTGAGGAAGAACAGTTCCGCTGTCGACTGGCCGCCGTTATCCGCGATATTGACCAGTTTATCTTCGTCAATCGCAACGGTGCCAAGGTCGCGGAGTTCGCCCGTTTGGAGCTGGCTCACGCCCTGCGCTCGGCACAACTGCTGCCGCTGGATGACGGTATGTTGTTCGAGCGTGCACTGCAGTCCGTGATCGGCAATGTGCGCAAGAAGCGCAGCGAGCAGCGCTAA
- the ampD gene encoding 1,6-anhydro-N-acetylmuramyl-L-alanine amidase AmpD → MPGLSIGCSGDRRLKYQVESGWLAGARRVPSPHCNSRPEDCAVDLLVIHSISLPPGQYGGPYIDAFFLGQLDIDAHPYFTEIAALQVSAHILIDRDGLVTQYVPLDRRAWHAGKSEFKGRTNCNDFSIGIELEGLDTDVYTDAQYLALAEVSAAIMQAYPAIDIDRIASHSDIAPGRKLDPGPGFDWERYLNKLKEIV, encoded by the coding sequence ATGCCGGGGCTATCGATAGGTTGCAGCGGAGATCGCAGATTGAAATATCAAGTGGAGTCCGGTTGGCTGGCGGGCGCACGCCGGGTTCCTAGTCCTCATTGCAATAGCCGCCCGGAAGACTGTGCGGTGGATCTACTGGTGATTCACAGCATCAGCTTGCCGCCGGGGCAGTACGGCGGCCCCTATATTGATGCCTTCTTCCTTGGGCAGCTGGATATCGACGCGCACCCTTACTTTACCGAAATTGCCGCGCTTCAGGTATCTGCGCATATTTTGATCGATCGCGATGGCCTGGTGACCCAATATGTGCCCCTGGATCGGCGGGCCTGGCACGCGGGTAAATCTGAATTCAAAGGTCGCACCAACTGCAATGACTTTTCGATTGGCATTGAGCTGGAGGGATTGGATACCGATGTGTACACCGATGCCCAATACCTCGCTCTCGCCGAGGTGAGTGCTGCGATAATGCAGGCCTATCCCGCCATTGATATCGATAGAATTGCCAGTCACTCGGATATCGCCCCCGGTCGAAAGTTAGACCCGGGTCCGGGTTTTGATTGGGAGCGCTATCTCAACAAATTAAAAGAAATCGTCTGA
- the ampE gene encoding regulatory signaling modulator protein AmpE, translating into MTLLIVLITLALVQIWGSGAPLHRDGWFSRWSRHLQTMPSINGNSGLLLGVTILVPVLISAIVMVVAEDAAGSLGYLLMGVPLLLYCLGRGNFNETVANYLRNWYSGDFDGAAKAASPILRELHEAPSDDTCLHEQVFRGAAYCAFERLFAVLFWFILLGIPGAILFRLSALYAEDTRGSTEEATAARWLWLLEWLPVRVMGLSFAIVGNFAGCYRAWRRVLMCRESDTDQVLEAYLEGALGGIDASECSGGSDLSQVQRQSGAEIEGLQALLSRTLLLWITGLALLALFI; encoded by the coding sequence ATGACTCTGCTAATTGTTTTGATCACCCTTGCCCTGGTGCAAATTTGGGGCTCAGGGGCGCCCTTACACCGCGATGGCTGGTTCAGTCGCTGGAGTCGGCACTTACAAACGATGCCCAGCATCAATGGCAACAGTGGTCTGTTGCTTGGTGTGACTATTCTTGTTCCGGTACTGATTTCTGCGATTGTGATGGTGGTGGCCGAGGACGCCGCAGGCAGTCTCGGTTATTTGTTGATGGGGGTGCCGCTGCTTCTCTATTGTCTCGGTCGTGGCAACTTTAATGAAACCGTCGCGAATTACCTGCGCAATTGGTATAGCGGTGACTTTGATGGAGCAGCCAAAGCGGCGTCTCCAATTCTGCGCGAATTGCACGAAGCGCCCTCCGATGATACTTGTCTCCATGAACAGGTATTTCGCGGTGCTGCCTATTGTGCCTTTGAGAGACTCTTCGCCGTGTTGTTCTGGTTTATCCTTCTGGGTATTCCCGGAGCAATACTCTTCCGTCTAAGTGCTTTGTACGCAGAAGATACCCGGGGTTCCACCGAAGAGGCAACGGCGGCGCGCTGGCTGTGGTTGCTGGAATGGCTGCCGGTCCGTGTGATGGGGCTGAGTTTTGCCATCGTGGGTAATTTTGCCGGTTGTTACCGTGCCTGGCGCCGCGTATTGATGTGTCGCGAGAGCGATACCGACCAGGTACTTGAGGCCTACCTGGAGGGTGCGCTCGGCGGTATTGATGCCAGCGAGTGCAGTGGTGGTTCCGACCTGTCTCAGGTGCAGCGCCAAAGTGGCGCAGAGATCGAGGGACTGCAGGCACTGCTATCCAGAACACTGCTCCTGTGGATTACCGGCTTGGCACTCCTGGCTCTCTTTATCTGA
- a CDS encoding aldehyde dehydrogenase family protein: MEVSVLEPQMLSDLATSNDRDASTLVAGLRTYFHSGSTAEISWRRRQLCQLRKMISENEAHFLQALQDDLRKARQESYLTEVSFLYNDIDHTLKSLKKWVRRRKVKSPMLTQPAKSYVQPEPLGVVLIIGAWNYPLQLLLSPLVPAIAAGNCAVVKPSELSPATSRLIAELLPHYLDNDAFACVEGGVAETTALLEQRWDHIMYTGGGRVGKIIMNAAARNLTPVTLELGGKSPCIVADDANLQVAARRIAWGKFTNAGQTCIAPDYVLCSKATANRLTSMLQRVLWEMFGEHPRESADYGRIINCQHTLRLSDYLGDGEVVFGGEVDVDACYVAPTLMRNVNLSAGVMQEEIFGPILPIVELDDFSKVEEFINGREKPLALYIFTRDDALADRILSRCSSGNACVNDCMMFMLAQDLPFGGVGASGIGAYHGEHGFRTFSHYKAVMRRRNILDIDIRYAPYNDRKMKFLRMLSK; the protein is encoded by the coding sequence TTGGAAGTTTCGGTATTGGAACCGCAAATGTTGTCAGATCTGGCTACATCAAACGACAGGGATGCGTCCACGTTAGTTGCGGGGTTGCGCACATATTTTCACAGTGGCAGCACCGCTGAAATAAGCTGGCGGCGCAGGCAGTTGTGCCAACTTCGCAAAATGATTTCCGAGAACGAGGCGCACTTTCTCCAGGCCCTTCAGGATGATTTGCGCAAGGCCCGCCAGGAAAGCTACCTCACCGAAGTCTCATTTCTATATAACGATATCGATCACACCCTGAAGTCCCTGAAGAAGTGGGTGCGCCGGCGCAAGGTAAAATCGCCGATGCTGACCCAGCCGGCAAAGAGCTATGTGCAGCCGGAACCATTGGGAGTCGTGTTGATTATCGGCGCCTGGAATTATCCGCTGCAATTACTGTTGTCACCACTGGTACCGGCGATCGCGGCCGGCAATTGTGCGGTGGTGAAACCCTCAGAATTATCGCCTGCGACCTCCCGGTTAATTGCTGAGTTATTACCGCATTACCTCGATAACGATGCTTTTGCCTGTGTTGAGGGAGGAGTTGCCGAGACGACAGCCCTGCTGGAGCAGCGCTGGGATCATATTATGTACACCGGGGGTGGCCGCGTCGGAAAAATTATCATGAATGCGGCGGCCAGGAATCTGACCCCGGTGACGTTGGAGCTGGGTGGGAAGAGTCCCTGTATCGTTGCTGACGATGCCAATCTGCAAGTGGCGGCACGGCGGATTGCCTGGGGGAAATTCACTAATGCAGGACAGACCTGTATCGCCCCGGACTATGTGCTGTGCAGTAAAGCTACTGCCAACCGCCTCACCTCCATGTTACAGCGCGTACTCTGGGAAATGTTCGGCGAGCACCCGCGAGAATCCGCGGACTATGGCCGCATTATCAACTGCCAGCATACCCTGCGTCTGTCGGATTACCTGGGGGATGGAGAGGTGGTATTTGGCGGTGAAGTCGATGTGGACGCTTGCTATGTGGCGCCGACTTTAATGCGCAACGTGAATCTCTCTGCGGGAGTTATGCAGGAAGAGATCTTTGGCCCGATCCTGCCCATTGTTGAACTGGATGACTTTTCCAAAGTGGAGGAGTTTATCAACGGTCGGGAGAAGCCCCTGGCTCTGTATATTTTTACCCGGGATGACGCTTTGGCAGATCGGATTTTATCCCGTTGCAGCTCGGGCAATGCCTGCGTGAATGACTGCATGATGTTTATGTTGGCCCAGGACCTGCCATTTGGTGGGGTTGGCGCCAGTGGCATAGGGGCTTATCACGGAGAGCATGGTTTCCGCACCTTCAGCCATTACAAGGCCGTGATGCGGCGTAGAAATATTCTCGATATCGATATTCGATATGCACCCTACAACGATAGGAAAATGAAATTCTTGCGTATGCTTAGTAAGTAA